Proteins from a single region of Paraburkholderia sp. ZP32-5:
- a CDS encoding amidohydrolase family protein, which translates to MHIVKMPHVPVRPEWLALRSEAILEPELPIIDPHHHLWDRAGSRYLIHELYDDLNSGHRIVATVFIQNRAMLRKDGPEEMVPVGEVDFANGAAAFGASGLYGNARACAGIVAGPDLTLGDRVEPVLEAMQRIAGPRLVGVRNALVWHASPEVRSSTMSPPQGLMADAAFRRGVAALERFGLSLDIWAYHTQLGEIYDLARACPGVTMIVDHFGGPVGTGPHAADMQATFDTWRADMRRLAALPNIVVKLGGGGMPVLGFNFEREEMPPASAQLADAWRGYVETCIELFGCERCMFESNFPVDKGMFSYAILWNAFKRLAAHASSAEKAALFHDTAARIYRLAPGAGQ; encoded by the coding sequence ATGCACATCGTCAAGATGCCCCATGTGCCAGTGCGACCCGAATGGCTCGCACTGCGCAGCGAAGCGATCCTCGAACCCGAGTTGCCGATCATCGATCCGCATCATCATCTGTGGGATCGCGCGGGCAGCCGCTATCTGATTCATGAGCTGTACGACGATCTGAACAGCGGTCATCGGATCGTCGCGACGGTCTTTATCCAGAATCGCGCGATGTTGCGCAAGGACGGGCCGGAAGAGATGGTGCCGGTGGGCGAGGTCGATTTCGCCAACGGCGCGGCGGCATTCGGCGCGAGCGGTCTGTATGGTAATGCGCGCGCGTGCGCGGGCATCGTCGCCGGGCCGGACTTGACGCTCGGCGATCGGGTCGAGCCGGTGCTCGAAGCGATGCAGCGCATCGCCGGGCCGCGGCTCGTCGGCGTGCGCAATGCGCTCGTGTGGCATGCGAGCCCTGAAGTGCGTTCGAGCACGATGTCGCCGCCACAGGGGCTGATGGCCGATGCCGCGTTTCGGCGTGGCGTGGCGGCGCTGGAACGCTTCGGTTTATCGCTCGATATCTGGGCGTATCACACGCAGCTTGGCGAGATTTACGACCTGGCGCGCGCCTGCCCTGGCGTGACGATGATCGTCGATCACTTTGGCGGCCCGGTCGGCACTGGCCCGCATGCGGCCGATATGCAGGCCACCTTCGACACATGGCGCGCCGATATGAGGCGGCTCGCCGCGCTGCCCAACATTGTCGTGAAACTCGGCGGCGGCGGGATGCCGGTGCTCGGTTTCAACTTCGAGCGCGAAGAGATGCCGCCGGCCTCCGCGCAACTGGCCGACGCGTGGCGCGGCTATGTGGAAACCTGCATCGAACTGTTCGGCTGCGAGCGCTGCATGTTCGAAAGCAATTTCCCGGTCGATAAAGGCATGTTCAGTTACGCGATCCTGTGGAACGCGTTCAAGCGGCTGGCCGCGCATGCGTCGAGCGCCGAGAAAGCCGCGCTGTTTCACGATACCGCCGCGCGCATCTATCGCCTGGCACCAGGCGCGGGGCAATGA
- a CDS encoding amidohydrolase family protein, which produces MTAGNTSNAASGSAAPHATVRPEWLALRNEAIIEPERLIVDPHHHLWDRPGARYLALDLLDDVTSGHRIAATVFIQSRSMLRAHGDPAFATLGEVEFANGAAAMGASGIYGDTRICAGIVGAADLALGDAAAPVLEAMVAISGGRLRGIRNSIAWHDDASVASTTARTSAGMLLDPKFAQGAALLSDYGLALDVWAYHTQLDECYELARRIPDVTVVIDHFGGPVGVGRHAATPDAHTAMLADWRASMQRLASLPNTRVKLGGGGMPVLGFHLDRDELPPASELLADILTPYVETCIELFGVTRCMFESNFPVDKGMFSYHVLWNAFKRIAASASEDEKRALFSETAATTYRLEVAG; this is translated from the coding sequence ATGACTGCCGGCAACACCTCCAATGCAGCGTCCGGTTCCGCCGCGCCGCACGCCACGGTGCGGCCCGAATGGCTTGCGCTGCGCAACGAAGCGATCATCGAGCCGGAGCGGCTGATCGTGGATCCACATCATCACTTGTGGGACCGGCCGGGCGCGCGTTACCTCGCGCTCGATCTGCTCGACGATGTGACGAGCGGCCACCGCATCGCCGCGACCGTGTTTATTCAAAGTCGCTCGATGCTGCGCGCGCACGGCGATCCGGCGTTCGCGACGCTCGGCGAAGTCGAGTTCGCGAACGGCGCGGCGGCGATGGGCGCATCGGGCATCTATGGCGACACGCGGATCTGCGCGGGGATCGTTGGCGCGGCCGACCTCGCGTTGGGCGACGCTGCCGCGCCGGTGCTCGAAGCGATGGTCGCGATATCGGGCGGCCGCTTGCGCGGCATTCGCAATTCGATTGCGTGGCACGATGACGCGTCGGTCGCGTCGACCACCGCGCGCACCAGCGCCGGCATGTTGCTCGATCCGAAGTTCGCTCAAGGCGCTGCGCTGCTGAGCGACTACGGGCTCGCGCTCGACGTTTGGGCCTATCACACGCAACTCGACGAATGCTACGAACTGGCGCGCCGCATTCCGGATGTGACTGTGGTGATCGACCACTTCGGCGGCCCGGTCGGCGTCGGACGTCACGCAGCGACGCCGGACGCGCATACGGCGATGCTGGCCGACTGGCGTGCGTCGATGCAGCGTCTCGCGTCGCTGCCGAATACGCGCGTGAAGCTCGGCGGCGGCGGGATGCCGGTACTCGGCTTTCATCTGGATAGAGACGAACTACCGCCCGCGTCCGAGTTGCTCGCCGATATCCTGACGCCTTACGTCGAGACCTGTATCGAGTTGTTTGGTGTGACCCGCTGCATGTTCGAAAGCAACTTCCCGGTCGATAAGGGAATGTTCAGTTATCACGTGCTATGGAACGCTTTCAAGCGAATTGCCGCTAGCGCGTCCGAAGACGAAAAACGCGCGCTGTTCAGCGAAACGGCCGCCACCACATACCGGCTCGAAGTAGCCGGATAG
- a CDS encoding NAD-dependent succinate-semialdehyde dehydrogenase — translation MKDLQSALVRPELLVPLNFINGEWQRALSGESFAVHNPATGKLIVNVPDSRAEDARAATDAAYRAFPIWAEKLPKERAAILRKWHEAIVANGEDLARLISLEQGKPLAEGRGEVAYGASYVAWFAEEASRIYGDIIPQQQRGKRMSAVKEPVGVVAAITPWNFPLAMIARKIAPALAAGCTVVAKPAEDTPLTALALVRLAQEAGVPAGVINIVTASRDHAVPAVGDWLADARVRKISFTGSTAVGKYLARESAGTLKKLSMELGGNAPFIVFDDADLDAAVNGLLVSKFRNGGQTCVCPNRVYVQAGVYERFADLLTTRVAALKVAPATDDAAQIGPMINARALDKIARHVDDALAHGARVLTGGKRLNEMGPNYFAPTVLADATADMQLFSEETFGPVVPLFRFDDEAEAIEAANATPFGLAAYFYSQDLRRIDRVSRLLESGIVGVNEGAISSEAAPFGGVKESGYGREGSRYGLDDYMSLKYVCQGGL, via the coding sequence ATGAAGGATTTGCAGTCAGCACTCGTTCGTCCGGAGTTGCTCGTTCCGCTCAATTTCATCAATGGAGAATGGCAGCGCGCGCTATCGGGCGAATCATTCGCGGTTCACAACCCGGCCACGGGCAAGCTGATCGTCAACGTGCCCGATAGCCGCGCCGAGGACGCTCGCGCGGCCACCGATGCCGCGTACCGTGCGTTCCCGATCTGGGCGGAGAAATTGCCGAAGGAGCGCGCGGCGATTCTGCGCAAGTGGCACGAAGCGATCGTTGCCAATGGCGAAGATCTCGCGCGGCTGATTTCGTTGGAGCAGGGTAAGCCGCTGGCTGAAGGGCGAGGCGAGGTCGCTTATGGCGCGTCGTACGTCGCGTGGTTTGCCGAAGAGGCGTCGCGCATCTACGGCGACATCATTCCGCAGCAGCAGCGCGGCAAGCGGATGAGCGCGGTGAAGGAGCCGGTCGGTGTGGTCGCCGCGATCACGCCGTGGAATTTCCCGCTGGCGATGATCGCCCGCAAGATTGCGCCGGCCCTCGCCGCCGGCTGCACGGTCGTCGCGAAGCCCGCGGAAGACACGCCGCTGACCGCGCTCGCGCTGGTGCGGCTCGCGCAGGAAGCCGGCGTGCCGGCTGGCGTGATCAATATCGTCACCGCGTCGCGCGACCATGCGGTGCCGGCTGTCGGCGACTGGCTCGCCGATGCGCGCGTGCGCAAGATTTCGTTCACCGGCTCGACCGCGGTCGGCAAATATTTGGCGCGCGAATCGGCGGGCACGCTGAAGAAGCTGTCGATGGAATTGGGCGGCAATGCGCCCTTTATTGTGTTTGACGACGCGGATCTCGACGCGGCCGTGAATGGCCTGCTGGTGTCGAAATTCCGCAATGGCGGACAGACTTGTGTGTGCCCGAATCGTGTGTATGTGCAAGCGGGTGTGTACGAGCGCTTCGCCGATCTGCTGACCACACGCGTTGCCGCGCTGAAAGTTGCGCCCGCCACCGATGACGCCGCGCAGATCGGTCCGATGATCAACGCCCGCGCGCTCGACAAGATCGCGCGCCACGTCGACGATGCGCTCGCGCACGGCGCGCGCGTGCTGACCGGCGGCAAGCGTCTGAACGAGATGGGGCCCAACTATTTCGCGCCGACCGTGCTCGCGGATGCGACCGCGGACATGCAGCTGTTCAGCGAGGAGACCTTCGGGCCGGTGGTACCGCTGTTCCGTTTCGACGACGAAGCCGAGGCGATCGAAGCAGCCAACGCGACACCGTTCGGGCTCGCTGCGTATTTCTATAGCCAGGACCTGCGGCGTATCGATCGGGTGTCGCGGCTGCTGGAGTCGGGCATCGTCGGCGTCAACGAAGGCGCGATCTCGAGCGAGGCGGCGCCGTTCGGCGGGGTCAAGGAATCGGGCTACGGGCGAGAAGGGTCGCGTTATGGGCTCGATGACTATATGTCGCTGAAGTATGTGTGCCAGGGTGGTTTGTAG
- a CDS encoding sulfatase-like hydrolase/transferase yields MTAIRNVLFIMCDQLRRDHLGCYGHPYLRTRNIDALAARGVRFDNAFVSSGVCGPSRMSYYTGRTMTSHGANWNRVPLSIGEITLGEYLRRHGRSLALAGKTHVRADMSGMERFDITRDSALGARLSAGSFVELDRYDGHHEPGSESGYPAWLRAHGYASERPWTDYVISVEDDAGEVRSGWKMSNVRWPSRVAEPHSETAYMTDQAIRYIEQQGDEPWALHLSYVKPHWPYVAPRPYHDMYSLDQCLPLVRQRAELDNAHPVLAAYRQHEESVNFARDEVSNTVRPVYQGLIQQLDDHLGRVWETLDKLNRWDDTLIVFTADHGDFLGDHWLGEKEQFYDTVQRVPMIVYDPSPDANATRGTSEARFTSCIDVVPTVLSALGLPAYEERIEGKSLLPLMRGALTHEDGWRNYVVSELDYSFRGARLTLGRAPGECRGWMVRDARWKYVHWLDYRPQLFDLEADPDEFVDLGADRTHDAVRARMHAKLVDWHGSLKQRVTIDDAGVEMHTNTHKDWGVFFGEW; encoded by the coding sequence ATGACAGCTATCCGCAACGTGCTTTTCATCATGTGCGACCAGTTGAGGCGCGATCACCTCGGCTGCTACGGGCATCCATATTTGCGCACGCGCAATATCGACGCGCTGGCCGCGCGCGGCGTGCGGTTCGATAACGCGTTCGTCAGTTCCGGCGTGTGCGGGCCGTCGCGCATGTCGTACTACACCGGCCGCACGATGACGAGCCACGGCGCGAACTGGAACCGCGTGCCGCTATCGATCGGCGAAATCACGCTCGGCGAGTACCTGCGCCGGCATGGCCGCTCGCTGGCGCTGGCCGGCAAGACGCACGTGCGGGCCGATATGTCGGGCATGGAGAGGTTCGACATCACGCGCGATAGTGCACTCGGCGCGCGGCTTTCGGCGGGCTCGTTCGTTGAGCTAGACCGCTACGACGGCCATCATGAGCCGGGCAGTGAAAGCGGCTATCCCGCCTGGTTGCGCGCGCACGGTTACGCGAGCGAGCGGCCGTGGACCGACTACGTGATCAGTGTCGAAGACGACGCCGGCGAAGTCCGCTCCGGATGGAAGATGAGCAATGTGCGCTGGCCGTCGCGCGTCGCGGAGCCGCACTCCGAAACCGCGTACATGACCGATCAGGCGATCCGCTATATCGAACAGCAGGGCGATGAGCCGTGGGCGCTGCATCTGTCGTATGTGAAGCCGCATTGGCCGTATGTCGCGCCGCGTCCGTACCATGACATGTATTCGCTCGATCAGTGCCTGCCGCTGGTGCGGCAACGCGCTGAACTCGACAACGCGCATCCGGTGCTGGCCGCTTATCGGCAGCACGAGGAGAGCGTCAACTTCGCGCGCGATGAAGTATCGAATACGGTGAGGCCTGTGTACCAAGGCTTGATTCAGCAGTTGGACGATCACCTCGGTCGCGTATGGGAAACGCTCGACAAGCTGAACCGCTGGGACGATACGCTGATCGTGTTCACCGCCGATCACGGCGATTTTCTCGGCGATCATTGGCTGGGTGAGAAGGAGCAGTTTTACGACACCGTGCAGCGCGTGCCGATGATCGTCTACGATCCGTCGCCTGACGCGAACGCGACGCGTGGAACCTCGGAGGCGCGGTTCACCTCGTGTATCGATGTGGTACCCACCGTGCTGTCGGCGCTTGGATTGCCCGCGTATGAAGAGCGGATCGAAGGTAAATCGCTGCTGCCGCTGATGCGCGGTGCGCTAACGCATGAAGACGGCTGGCGCAATTACGTGGTCTCCGAACTCGACTACAGTTTTCGCGGTGCGCGTTTGACGCTCGGGCGTGCGCCCGGCGAATGTCGCGGCTGGATGGTGCGCGATGCGCGGTGGAAATACGTGCACTGGCTCGACTATCGTCCGCAGTTGTTCGACCTCGAAGCGGATCCGGACGAGTTCGTCGATCTCGGCGCGGATCGCACGCATGATGCGGTGCGCGCGCGGATGCATGCGAAGCTGGTTGATTGGCATGGTTCGCTGAAACAGCGGGTGACGATTGATGATGCGGGTGTCGAGATGCATACGAATACGCATAAGGATTGGGGGGTGTTTTTTGGGGAGTGGTGA
- a CDS encoding aldolase/citrate lyase family protein, translated as MQHPNAFKTAIAARQRQIGLWLSMADSVAAEICATAGFDWFLIDGEHAPNDLRTILSQMQTLAAFGVEPVVRPPIGEAWLIKQLLDAGARSLLVPMVDTAEQARELVSMTRYPPHGIRGVGARMARASGYGSRSDYIAKAKDEMCLLVQVETASALGQIEAIAAVEGVDGIFVGPSDLAASMGHPGNPAHPEVRAAVEDALRRIAAAGKPSGIVSFNADDTQRFIDLGTMFVAVGADAAILADGTRALVKRFKHASQ; from the coding sequence ATGCAGCATCCGAACGCATTCAAGACCGCGATCGCGGCACGCCAGCGGCAGATCGGTTTGTGGCTGAGTATGGCCGATAGCGTCGCCGCCGAAATCTGCGCGACCGCCGGCTTCGACTGGTTTCTGATCGATGGCGAGCACGCGCCGAACGACCTGCGCACGATCCTGTCGCAGATGCAGACGCTGGCCGCGTTTGGCGTCGAGCCGGTGGTGCGTCCGCCGATCGGCGAGGCATGGCTGATCAAGCAGTTGCTCGATGCGGGCGCGCGCTCGTTGCTGGTGCCGATGGTCGATACGGCGGAGCAGGCGCGCGAGCTGGTGTCGATGACGCGTTATCCGCCGCACGGCATTCGCGGTGTCGGCGCGCGGATGGCGCGTGCGTCCGGGTACGGCTCGCGCAGCGACTACATCGCGAAGGCCAAAGATGAAATGTGCCTGCTGGTGCAGGTCGAAACGGCATCGGCGTTGGGGCAGATCGAAGCGATCGCGGCCGTGGAGGGCGTCGATGGCATTTTCGTCGGGCCGTCGGATCTGGCGGCATCGATGGGGCATCCGGGCAATCCCGCTCACCCCGAAGTGCGCGCCGCGGTGGAGGACGCGTTGCGCCGCATCGCCGCGGCCGGCAAACCCTCGGGCATCGTGTCGTTCAACGCGGACGATACGCAGCGCTTCATCGATCTCGGCACGATGTTCGTCGCGGTCGGCGCCGATGCCGCGATTCTTGCCGATGGCACCCGCGCGCTGGTGAAGCGGTTCAAACACGCGTCGCAATAA
- a CDS encoding ABC transporter substrate-binding protein, with translation MTGIYRTLCCALLTLGIATASHAQGALEKTHLAIATTGSVISYYPFEIALAKGYFKDEGLDVDRSMYAGGPQTLQALLGGSADMVVSAYSNTLTMAAHDQHVQAFVLMIKYPAFVLGITKQGQQKYTSLKSLASMKIGVTSPGSSTNMILDAIATRNGVDRKSYSVIGVGAQAGAIAAVKQGRLDALVGIDPTITMLTDSNDLKVVADLRTGKGVMDSVGSSTYPEGSVISTSEFIKKNPHTVQAVVNAMLRAEKFLQTATPEQIADALPKSYQVGDRATYLKAIEHTRSVYSTDGRYDPKGTEAVLNVLAAADPQIAQARSKIDLPSTYTNKFVDAATVKNP, from the coding sequence ATGACAGGCATCTACCGAACGCTGTGCTGCGCGTTGCTGACGCTCGGCATCGCCACGGCCAGCCACGCACAGGGCGCGCTCGAGAAAACCCATCTCGCGATCGCGACCACCGGCTCCGTGATTTCCTACTATCCGTTCGAAATCGCACTCGCGAAAGGCTATTTCAAGGACGAAGGGCTCGACGTCGACCGCAGCATGTACGCGGGCGGTCCGCAGACCTTGCAGGCATTGCTCGGCGGCAGCGCGGACATGGTCGTCAGCGCCTATTCGAATACGCTGACGATGGCCGCGCACGACCAGCACGTGCAGGCGTTTGTGCTGATGATCAAGTACCCGGCCTTCGTGCTCGGCATCACGAAGCAGGGCCAGCAGAAATACACGTCGCTGAAAAGTCTCGCCAGCATGAAGATCGGCGTGACCTCGCCGGGCTCCAGCACGAACATGATTCTCGATGCAATCGCGACGCGTAACGGCGTCGATCGCAAATCGTATTCGGTGATCGGCGTCGGCGCGCAGGCGGGCGCCATCGCCGCGGTCAAGCAGGGGCGGCTCGACGCGCTGGTCGGTATCGATCCGACCATCACGATGCTGACCGATTCGAACGATCTGAAGGTGGTTGCCGATCTGCGTACCGGCAAGGGCGTGATGGATTCGGTCGGTAGCAGCACCTATCCGGAGGGTTCGGTCATCTCGACGAGCGAATTCATCAAGAAGAATCCGCATACGGTGCAGGCGGTCGTCAATGCGATGCTGCGCGCGGAGAAATTCCTGCAAACCGCGACGCCCGAGCAGATCGCCGACGCCTTGCCGAAGTCGTATCAGGTCGGTGATCGCGCAACCTATCTGAAAGCGATCGAACATACCCGCTCCGTCTATTCGACGGACGGCCGCTATGACCCGAAGGGCACCGAAGCGGTGCTGAACGTGCTGGCCGCGGCGGACCCGCAGATCGCGCAGGCACGCAGCAAGATCGACCTGCCGTCGACGTACACGAACAAGTTCGTGGACGCCGCAACGGTGAAGAATCCCTAA
- a CDS encoding MarR family winged helix-turn-helix transcriptional regulator, producing the protein MPRSSSAPAAPSKKAPAPPTPSTPRLKQPGHIDEFLLYRLHNLTRIAVQGVGLMFRREIGLSRRDWRILAFVGQFPDLSLTRLAELTGLDTVIASRCVTQLVKRGLLANTRLPTNKRVSALRLTEPGKAAYEQAHAAGRQYNVEFAACLSDDEARQLEVLMSKLEGRAQELTRREIERNGGTQQDSGDA; encoded by the coding sequence GTGCCGCGCTCATCCTCCGCGCCTGCCGCGCCATCCAAGAAGGCCCCCGCGCCCCCAACACCCTCCACGCCGCGCCTGAAACAACCCGGCCATATCGACGAATTCCTGCTGTACCGGCTGCACAATCTGACGCGCATCGCGGTTCAGGGCGTCGGGCTGATGTTCCGCCGCGAGATCGGCCTGAGCCGGCGCGACTGGCGCATTCTGGCGTTCGTGGGCCAATTTCCCGACCTGAGCCTGACGCGGCTGGCGGAACTGACCGGGCTGGATACGGTGATCGCGAGCCGCTGCGTGACGCAGCTCGTCAAACGCGGCTTGCTGGCCAATACCCGGCTACCGACGAACAAGCGCGTGTCTGCGCTCCGGCTCACCGAGCCAGGCAAGGCGGCCTACGAGCAGGCACATGCGGCCGGCCGCCAATACAACGTGGAATTCGCCGCCTGTCTGAGCGACGACGAAGCGCGCCAGCTCGAAGTGCTGATGAGCAAGCTCGAAGGCCGCGCTCAGGAACTAACGCGGCGTGAGATAGAACGCAATGGCGGCACGCAACAGGATTCAGGCGACGCATAG
- the leuC gene encoding 3-isopropylmalate dehydratase large subunit, whose translation MTTPQGKTLFEKIWSRHEVARDDTGQSLLYIDRNLIHEGSRNPFQVLAAKNLKVRRPDRTFAMPDHYAPTTGRTLDDVAGPERLDMVTSLTRNTQREGIVLFGMDDQRHGITHVVGPEQGLSLPGMTIVCGDSHTSTHGALGALAFGVGASDVAHVLATQTVWQRMPRTMRVTIDGELGRGVSAKDVALALIAKIGASGATGHVIEYTGSTIAAMSMEGRLTLCNLSIEAGGRAGIIAPDETTFAYVRDRPFAPAGDEWTRRLAQWRTLFSDPDARFDREVHLDANRIAPMVTWGNSVEDALPITGAVPDPATVDDAERVAVIDSTLDYMGLHAGEPLAGVKIDYAFIGSCTNGRIEDLRSAAAIVKGKHVSAGVTALVVPGSAQVKRAAEAEGLDRIFLDAGFQWREPACSMCLATNGDTVPPGARCASTSNRNFVGRQGPESRTHLMSPAMAAAAAITGHLTDVRQFL comes from the coding sequence GTGACCACCCCGCAAGGCAAAACCTTGTTCGAGAAGATCTGGAGCCGTCACGAAGTGGCGCGTGACGACACCGGCCAGAGTCTGCTCTACATCGATAGAAACCTGATTCACGAAGGCTCGCGCAATCCGTTCCAGGTGCTGGCCGCGAAAAATCTGAAGGTGCGCAGGCCCGATCGCACGTTCGCGATGCCCGACCACTACGCGCCGACCACCGGCCGCACGCTCGACGATGTGGCCGGTCCCGAACGGCTCGACATGGTCACGTCGCTGACGCGCAATACGCAGCGCGAAGGCATCGTGTTGTTCGGCATGGACGACCAGCGGCACGGCATCACGCATGTGGTTGGGCCGGAGCAGGGGCTGAGTCTGCCGGGCATGACGATCGTCTGCGGCGACAGCCATACGTCGACGCATGGCGCGCTCGGCGCGCTGGCGTTCGGCGTCGGTGCGTCGGACGTCGCGCATGTGCTGGCCACGCAAACCGTGTGGCAACGCATGCCACGCACGATGCGCGTGACGATCGACGGCGAACTCGGCCGCGGCGTCAGCGCGAAGGACGTTGCACTCGCATTGATCGCGAAGATCGGCGCATCGGGCGCGACCGGCCATGTGATCGAATACACCGGCAGCACGATTGCGGCGATGTCGATGGAAGGGCGCCTCACGCTGTGCAATCTGTCGATCGAGGCGGGCGGCCGGGCGGGAATCATCGCGCCGGACGAAACCACCTTCGCCTATGTGAGAGACCGGCCGTTCGCGCCGGCGGGCGACGAATGGACTCGGCGACTGGCGCAGTGGCGCACGCTGTTTAGCGATCCGGATGCCCGCTTCGACCGCGAAGTGCACCTCGACGCGAACCGTATTGCGCCGATGGTCACGTGGGGCAATAGCGTCGAAGATGCACTGCCGATCACCGGCGCGGTACCCGACCCGGCGACGGTCGACGACGCCGAGCGCGTCGCGGTGATCGACAGCACGCTCGATTACATGGGCCTGCATGCGGGAGAACCGCTCGCCGGCGTGAAGATCGACTACGCGTTCATCGGCTCGTGCACGAACGGGCGCATCGAAGACCTGCGTTCGGCGGCGGCAATCGTCAAAGGCAAGCACGTATCGGCCGGAGTCACTGCGCTGGTCGTGCCGGGCTCGGCGCAAGTGAAGCGCGCGGCCGAAGCCGAAGGGCTCGACCGCATCTTTCTCGACGCAGGGTTCCAGTGGCGCGAGCCGGCCTGCTCGATGTGCCTCGCGACCAACGGCGACACCGTGCCGCCCGGCGCGCGCTGCGCGTCGACGTCGAATCGTAATTTCGTCGGCCGGCAGGGGCCGGAATCGCGCACGCATCTGATGAGTCCGGCGATGGCCGCCGCGGCCGCGATCACCGGGCATCTGACCGACGTGCGTCAATTTCTCTAA
- a CDS encoding ABC transporter substrate-binding protein has product MNRARLAVVTAALLATLLGAQRSEAAPPLEKTHIDIATVGAVMGYLPVDIAISKGYFKDEGLDVERSMFPGGPKVLQSMLGGTADFGSSAYSNTLTMAAKNQKVVAVALMARYPGYVFGISSKSAAKFKSMKDLSGMKLGVTSPGSSNNLVLDYLASQAGVDLKSFSVIGVGAEAGAAAAVRQGQIDGLISVDPVITMLTDSHDLNVVADMRTADGVKAALGTSQYPEAAILTTADFIAKNPHTVQAVVNAIVRAQKFLQTATPEEVTAALPVSYQLGNRQAFIAAYKNSHPIFSTDGRFDPAGPVSVFNILSKFDKDLANAKGRIDIPSTYTNRFVDAAPH; this is encoded by the coding sequence ATGAATCGAGCTCGTCTTGCCGTCGTCACGGCCGCGCTGCTGGCCACCCTGTTGGGCGCACAGCGCAGCGAAGCCGCGCCGCCGCTGGAGAAAACGCATATCGACATCGCCACCGTCGGCGCGGTGATGGGCTATCTGCCCGTCGACATCGCGATCAGCAAGGGCTACTTCAAGGACGAAGGGCTCGACGTCGAACGCAGCATGTTCCCCGGCGGCCCGAAAGTGCTGCAATCGATGCTCGGCGGCACCGCCGATTTCGGTTCCAGCGCGTATTCGAATACGCTGACGATGGCCGCGAAGAACCAGAAGGTCGTTGCGGTTGCATTGATGGCGCGTTATCCGGGCTACGTGTTCGGCATTTCGAGCAAGAGCGCGGCGAAATTCAAATCGATGAAGGACCTGAGCGGCATGAAGCTCGGCGTCACGTCGCCGGGTTCGAGCAACAACCTGGTGCTCGACTATCTGGCCTCGCAGGCGGGCGTCGATCTGAAGAGCTTTTCGGTGATCGGCGTGGGCGCCGAAGCGGGCGCCGCGGCGGCGGTGCGGCAAGGGCAGATCGACGGGCTGATCAGCGTCGATCCGGTCATCACGATGCTGACCGACAGCCACGATCTGAACGTCGTCGCCGATATGCGCACGGCCGATGGCGTGAAGGCCGCGCTCGGCACGTCGCAGTATCCGGAAGCCGCGATCCTGACCACCGCCGATTTCATCGCGAAGAATCCGCATACGGTGCAGGCGGTCGTCAATGCGATCGTGCGCGCGCAGAAATTCCTGCAAACGGCGACACCGGAAGAAGTGACCGCCGCGCTGCCGGTGTCTTATCAGCTCGGCAACCGCCAGGCGTTTATCGCCGCGTACAAGAACTCGCATCCGATCTTCTCGACCGACGGGAGGTTCGATCCGGCTGGTCCGGTGTCCGTGTTCAACATCCTGTCGAAGTTCGATAAGGACCTGGCCAACGCGAAGGGGCGCATCGATATCCCGTCCACGTATACGAACCGCTTTGTCGACGCGGCACCTCATTAG
- the leuD gene encoding 3-isopropylmalate dehydratase small subunit, with protein MQPFSRVEAVALPIADSNVNTDQIIPARFLRKQRADGFGQYLFHDLRFDEQDHERAEFALNRPAWRDAKIIVAGANFGCGSSREMAVWALSDYGIRAVISTSFADIFFNNCVRNGVLCVVLPHDAVASLLAALEHEPGMQLSIDLERQLVSARDTSWHFDVDPFNRKCLLLGLDGIDYTLRFADRIAEFEARERAPS; from the coding sequence ATGCAACCGTTCTCGCGCGTCGAAGCCGTCGCGCTGCCTATCGCCGATTCGAACGTGAACACGGACCAGATCATTCCCGCGCGCTTTCTGCGCAAGCAACGCGCGGACGGCTTCGGCCAGTATCTGTTCCATGATCTGCGCTTCGACGAACAGGACCATGAGCGCGCCGAGTTCGCGCTGAACCGGCCGGCCTGGCGCGACGCGAAAATCATCGTGGCCGGCGCGAACTTCGGCTGCGGATCGTCGCGTGAAATGGCCGTGTGGGCGCTGTCGGACTACGGCATTCGCGCGGTCATTTCCACGAGCTTCGCCGATATCTTCTTCAATAACTGCGTCAGAAACGGCGTGCTGTGCGTGGTGTTGCCGCACGATGCGGTCGCTTCGCTGCTCGCTGCGCTCGAACACGAACCGGGCATGCAACTTTCGATCGATCTGGAGCGTCAACTCGTCAGTGCGCGGGACACGTCCTGGCACTTCGACGTCGATCCTTTCAATCGTAAATGCCTGTTGCTCGGACTCGACGGTATCGATTACACGTTGCGGTTCGCCGACCGCATCGCCGAGTTCGAAGCGCGCGAGCGCGCGCCGTCCTGA